Proteins from one Deinococcus sp. AB2017081 genomic window:
- the sucD gene encoding succinate--CoA ligase subunit alpha — protein sequence MGILVDKNSRVIVQGMTGREGASHSRAMKEFGTQVVAGVTPGKGGQDFEGWPVFNSVAEAKAATGANVSIIFVPPAGAADAVLEAAHAGIPLVILITEGVPTVDMMRAVQEVRELDERSRAQGGEGVRLIGGNCPGLVTNGEAKVGIMPNKIYATPGRIGLISRSGTLTYEAAKLLNDAGMGTSTTVGIGGDPVIGTTFADVLPLFEADPDTDAVVVIGEIGGADEEAAAEYIKSSMKKPVVAFISGRSAPKGKRMGHAGAIIMGDVGTPESKLAAFQAANVPVADTMPEIIDLVKQALGK from the coding sequence ATGGGTATTCTCGTCGATAAGAACAGCAGGGTCATCGTGCAGGGCATGACCGGCCGCGAGGGGGCCAGCCACTCCCGCGCCATGAAGGAATTCGGCACCCAGGTCGTCGCGGGCGTGACCCCCGGCAAGGGCGGTCAGGACTTCGAGGGCTGGCCGGTGTTCAACTCGGTCGCCGAGGCGAAGGCCGCGACCGGAGCGAACGTCAGCATCATCTTCGTGCCCCCGGCCGGCGCCGCCGATGCCGTGCTGGAAGCCGCGCACGCCGGCATTCCCCTGGTCATCCTGATCACCGAGGGCGTGCCCACCGTCGACATGATGCGCGCCGTGCAGGAAGTCCGTGAACTCGACGAGCGCAGCCGCGCCCAGGGTGGCGAGGGCGTGCGCCTGATCGGTGGCAACTGCCCCGGTCTGGTCACGAACGGCGAGGCCAAGGTCGGCATCATGCCGAACAAGATCTATGCCACCCCCGGCCGCATCGGCCTGATCAGCCGCTCCGGGACGCTGACCTACGAGGCCGCCAAGCTCCTGAACGACGCCGGCATGGGCACCAGCACGACCGTCGGCATCGGCGGTGACCCCGTGATCGGCACCACCTTCGCGGACGTCCTGCCCCTCTTCGAGGCGGATCCCGACACCGACGCCGTGGTGGTCATCGGTGAGATCGGCGGCGCGGACGAGGAAGCCGCCGCCGAGTACATCAAGTCCAGCATGAAGAAGCCCGTCGTGGCCTTCATCAGCGGCCGCAGCGCCCCGAAAGGCAAGCGCATGGGTCACGCCGGCGCGATCATCATGGGCGACGTGGGCACCCCCGAGAGCAAACTCGCGGCCTTCCAGGCGGCGAACGTGCCGGTGGCCGACACCATGCCCGAGATCATCGATCTGGTCAAGCAGGCGCTGGGCAAGTAA
- the ileS gene encoding isoleucine--tRNA ligase, translating to MTTSEPRPMFRPVESNPSFPRLEEDLLRWWQEKRIFERSLEQTAGGEPFTFYEGPPTANGVPGIHHVESRSLKDLFPRFRTMQGRYVARKAGWDTHGLPVEIAVEKKLGLTSKREVEAYGIDKFNAQCRETVFEYEQEWRRFTERMAYWVNLDEPYMTLHPNYIESVWWSVKELDTKGLLYRGFRVAPYCPKDGTTLSNAEVSEGYKDIQDPSIYVTFALRDAAALGLDTDAAFLVWTTTPWTLPYNVGVALHPDFEYVAAKDKDGRTLILARSLLAEVLGEDAEVVKTFRGTELERVAYEPPFTEAYDAEGEGRAVWISGLDTYVSDSDGTGIVHTAPAFGEDDMRLARNYGLPVIVGVDETGKHRFGPWQGVFFRDANSDIIRDLRARGIMWREKNFVHSYPHCWRCGTPLMYYATESWYLRNTSMKARLIELNQSIDWHPPHIRDGRYGGWLENLIDWNLSRNRYWGTPLPVWEAEDGEYRVIGSFAELAELSGRPEVDQAGFDPHRPFVDDITFEQGGKTFRRVPYVMDVWYDSGAMPFAQHHYPFENREVFEHGGFPADYIAEAIDQTRGWFNSLHQIGTMVFDSVAYKSVICAGHFLDEKGQKMSKSKGNVLNPWEVFEAYGADAARWYTYVSAPPELSRRVGLNTIGESFRSYFLTLWNTYAFFVLYANLDQPDLSAAPPVAERPEVDRWLLAKVQALVGTVTDALEGYDPTASSRALQEFVVEDLSNWYVRRNRRRFWSGDGQVDVSAYATLHTALVTVTQLTAPFTPFLAETLYQNLVRTVTPGAPESVHLSAWPVVDEAQAAPALVGEMDAVLRVVSLGRAVRGQTGLRQRQPLPRVMLRARTAAMTQGLGRFAGQIREELNVKEVELLDQYAELVSYQLRPNLPLLGKKFGKAVPQVRAALQAADASEVARAVRDGKFFEVVSPTGERFELGPDEVLVDAKSPEGFAAMEEAGYLVAFDTTLTRELELEGLARDLVRGIQEGRKQAGFQVSDRITLHLELSGDARAAAEAWQEYVMSETLAETLVFGAANGHRAEVEGGAAYLERVQQSGEVAEA from the coding sequence ATGACCACCTCTGAACCCCGTCCGATGTTCCGTCCTGTCGAATCGAACCCCAGTTTTCCGCGCCTGGAGGAAGATCTGCTGCGCTGGTGGCAGGAGAAGCGCATCTTCGAGCGCTCGCTGGAGCAGACCGCCGGCGGCGAGCCCTTCACCTTCTACGAGGGGCCGCCCACTGCGAACGGCGTGCCCGGGATCCACCACGTCGAGAGCCGGTCACTCAAGGATCTGTTCCCACGCTTCCGCACCATGCAGGGCCGCTACGTGGCCCGCAAGGCTGGCTGGGACACGCACGGCCTGCCGGTCGAGATCGCCGTCGAGAAGAAGCTGGGCCTGACCTCCAAGCGCGAGGTCGAGGCCTACGGCATCGACAAGTTCAACGCGCAGTGCCGCGAGACGGTGTTCGAGTACGAGCAGGAGTGGCGCAGGTTCACCGAGCGCATGGCGTACTGGGTGAACCTCGACGAGCCGTACATGACGCTGCACCCGAACTACATCGAGAGCGTGTGGTGGAGCGTGAAGGAGCTGGACACCAAGGGCCTGCTGTACCGGGGCTTCCGGGTCGCGCCGTACTGCCCCAAGGACGGCACGACGCTCAGCAATGCCGAGGTGTCCGAGGGCTACAAGGACATCCAGGATCCGAGCATCTACGTGACCTTCGCGCTGCGCGATGCGGCCGCGCTGGGGCTGGACACCGACGCAGCGTTCCTGGTGTGGACGACCACGCCGTGGACGCTGCCGTACAACGTCGGGGTCGCCCTGCACCCGGACTTCGAATACGTGGCCGCGAAGGACAAGGACGGCCGCACGCTGATCCTGGCGCGCTCGCTGCTGGCCGAGGTGCTGGGCGAGGACGCCGAGGTCGTGAAGACGTTCCGGGGCACCGAGCTGGAGCGCGTGGCCTACGAGCCACCCTTCACCGAGGCCTATGACGCCGAGGGCGAGGGCAGGGCGGTGTGGATCAGCGGTCTGGACACCTACGTCTCGGACTCGGACGGCACCGGGATCGTTCACACGGCTCCAGCGTTCGGGGAAGACGACATGCGGCTGGCGAGGAATTACGGGCTGCCAGTGATTGTCGGCGTCGACGAGACGGGCAAGCACCGCTTCGGGCCGTGGCAGGGCGTGTTCTTCCGGGACGCGAACAGCGACATCATCCGCGACCTGCGGGCACGCGGGATCATGTGGAGGGAGAAGAACTTCGTCCACAGCTACCCGCACTGCTGGCGCTGCGGCACGCCGCTGATGTACTACGCGACCGAGAGCTGGTACCTGCGCAACACCAGCATGAAGGCGCGGCTGATCGAGCTGAACCAGAGTATCGACTGGCACCCGCCGCACATCCGGGACGGGCGCTACGGCGGGTGGCTGGAGAACCTGATCGACTGGAACCTGAGCCGCAACCGCTACTGGGGCACCCCGCTGCCCGTGTGGGAGGCCGAGGACGGCGAGTACCGTGTGATCGGCTCGTTTGCCGAACTGGCCGAGCTCAGCGGCCGGCCCGAGGTGGACCAGGCCGGCTTCGATCCGCACCGGCCCTTCGTGGACGACATCACCTTCGAGCAGGGTGGCAAGACCTTCCGGCGGGTGCCCTACGTCATGGACGTGTGGTACGACTCGGGCGCGATGCCCTTCGCGCAGCACCACTACCCCTTCGAGAACCGTGAGGTCTTCGAGCACGGAGGCTTCCCCGCCGACTACATCGCGGAAGCCATCGACCAGACGCGCGGGTGGTTCAACTCGCTGCACCAGATCGGCACCATGGTCTTCGACTCGGTGGCGTACAAGTCCGTGATCTGCGCCGGGCACTTCCTGGACGAGAAGGGCCAGAAGATGAGCAAGTCCAAGGGGAACGTGCTGAACCCCTGGGAGGTTTTCGAGGCGTACGGGGCTGACGCCGCCCGCTGGTACACCTACGTGTCCGCGCCGCCCGAGCTGTCGCGGCGGGTGGGGCTGAACACCATCGGGGAGTCGTTCCGCTCGTACTTCCTGACGCTGTGGAACACCTACGCCTTCTTCGTGCTGTACGCGAACCTCGACCAGCCGGATCTAAGCGCCGCGCCGCCCGTGGCCGAGCGCCCCGAGGTCGACCGCTGGCTGCTCGCCAAGGTGCAGGCGCTGGTGGGGACTGTCACGGACGCGCTGGAGGGCTACGATCCCACCGCCTCCAGCCGGGCCCTGCAGGAATTCGTGGTCGAGGATCTGAGCAACTGGTACGTGCGGCGCAACCGCCGGCGCTTCTGGAGTGGCGACGGGCAGGTGGACGTGAGCGCCTACGCGACGCTGCACACCGCACTGGTCACGGTCACGCAGCTGACCGCGCCGTTCACGCCGTTCCTGGCCGAGACGCTGTACCAGAATCTGGTGCGCACGGTGACCCCAGGCGCACCAGAGAGCGTGCACCTGTCGGCGTGGCCGGTCGTGGACGAGGCGCAGGCGGCCCCCGCCCTGGTCGGCGAGATGGACGCCGTGCTGCGCGTGGTGAGCCTGGGCCGCGCCGTGCGCGGACAGACCGGGCTGCGTCAGCGCCAGCCGCTGCCGAGGGTCATGCTCCGGGCGCGTACCGCTGCCATGACGCAGGGCCTGGGCCGCTTCGCCGGACAGATCCGCGAGGAACTGAACGTCAAGGAGGTCGAGCTGCTCGACCAGTACGCCGAACTTGTGAGCTACCAGCTGCGCCCCAACCTGCCGCTGCTGGGCAAGAAATTCGGCAAGGCGGTGCCGCAGGTGCGGGCGGCGCTCCAGGCCGCCGACGCCTCCGAGGTCGCGCGGGCGGTGCGTGACGGCAAGTTCTTCGAGGTCGTCTCCCCCACCGGCGAGCGCTTCGAACTCGGGCCGGACGAGGTGCTGGTGGACGCGAAATCCCCCGAGGGCTTCGCCGCCATGGAGGAGGCCGGGTATCTGGTCGCCTTCGACACGACCCTGACGCGAGAACTGGAGCTGGAGGGCCTGGCCAGAGACCTCGTGCGCGGCATCCAGGAGGGGCGCAAGCAGGCCGGCTTCCAGGTTTCCGACCGGATCACGCTGCACCTGGAACTGAGTGGCGACGCCCGCGCAGCGGCCGAGGCGTGGCAGGAGTACGTGATGTCCGAGACGCTGGCCGAGACCCTGGTGTTCGGCGCAGCCAACGGACACCGCGCCGAGGTCGAGGGCGGCGCGGCGTACCTGGAGCGGGTGCAGCAGAGCGGCGAGGTCGCTGAGGCGTAG
- a CDS encoding YbjN domain-containing protein, which translates to MTMDTALLTLDTLAKYLKEKDVQLDMEDNNGQRFIRMGWRFEMGDAAVLVSVNDGPNNTSRLEITCVTQKQYNGRRNEVVNMLNDRNRERAFARSIDADGNVWLEYVGFYPTLAEMPQETFDTLFGGVLMHFQDDYGALEGVSPAGGMQVQQPQA; encoded by the coding sequence ATGACGATGGACACGGCACTCCTGACACTGGATACGCTCGCGAAGTACCTGAAGGAAAAGGACGTCCAGCTGGACATGGAGGACAACAACGGCCAGCGCTTCATCCGCATGGGCTGGCGCTTCGAGATGGGTGACGCGGCCGTGCTGGTCAGCGTGAACGACGGCCCGAACAACACCAGCCGTCTGGAGATCACCTGCGTGACCCAGAAGCAGTACAACGGCCGGCGCAACGAGGTCGTGAACATGCTCAACGACCGCAACCGCGAGCGGGCCTTCGCGCGCAGCATCGACGCCGACGGCAACGTGTGGCTGGAGTACGTGGGCTTCTACCCCACCCTGGCCGAGATGCCCCAGGAGACCTTCGACACGCTGTTCGGCGGCGTGCTGATGCACTTCCAGGACGACTACGGTGCCCTGGAAGGCGTGTCGCCCGCCGGCGGCATGCAGGTTCAGCAACCCCAGGCGTAA
- a CDS encoding RlpA-like double-psi beta-barrel domain-containing protein produces the protein MRPLAVILGLALLGGAHAQTYTVQPGDTLWSLSRRLGISVAALREANPGMLRAGQTLRMPDHAAVLRTVSLPASPPAAVFQRGQAVYYGGRRDPRTAMTAAHLNLPMGTWVRVIHERTGREVTVLINDRGPFGVPSRIIDLSDDAARVLGIMSEGVAPVRILIVSRP, from the coding sequence GTGAGGCCGCTGGCCGTGATCCTGGGGCTGGCGCTGCTGGGCGGAGCCCACGCGCAGACCTACACGGTGCAGCCGGGCGACACCCTGTGGTCGCTGTCCCGCCGGCTGGGCATCAGCGTGGCCGCACTCCGGGAGGCCAATCCGGGCATGCTGCGGGCGGGCCAGACCCTCCGGATGCCTGACCACGCGGCCGTGCTGCGCACAGTGTCGCTGCCGGCGTCGCCACCGGCTGCCGTCTTCCAGCGGGGGCAGGCCGTGTACTACGGCGGGCGGCGCGACCCACGCACGGCGATGACGGCCGCCCACCTGAACCTGCCGATGGGCACCTGGGTTCGGGTGATCCATGAGCGGACGGGCCGCGAGGTGACCGTGCTGATCAACGATCGGGGGCCCTTCGGGGTACCGTCACGCATCATCGACCTGTCCGACGACGCCGCGCGGGTGCTGGGCATCATGAGCGAGGGTGTGGCCCCGGTCCGCATCCTCATCGTGTCCCGTCCTTGA
- a CDS encoding M24 family metallopeptidase encodes MTALDQLRSAMRRAGVDALWISDPANVRAISGFSSGKDGKVLVTAHGATLYTDARYTVQASEEATVPQFIARPPETYVHARDAAGGLRVGFEADHLTVALLDDLRDHWPDASLVPVRGLVHGLRVTKTARELDAIRAAQRIADAAFAQVRPTIRPGVTELDVALELELAMRRAGAQSAFEIIVASGPNGAKPHGVASSRVIGDDELVTVDMGARVDGYHSDMTRTVAVGEPSAELRRLYRAVLEAEQAAVAAVRPGMRAADLDRLARDLLTGHGLGEYFAHSLGHGVGLDVHEAPGLRATSEEVLEPGMVITIEPGVYVPGVGGVRIEDLVLVTETGSEVLSLAEKEQL; translated from the coding sequence ATGACAGCACTGGATCAGTTGCGCAGCGCCATGCGCCGGGCAGGAGTCGATGCCCTGTGGATCAGCGATCCCGCCAATGTACGGGCCATCTCGGGCTTCTCCTCGGGCAAGGACGGCAAGGTGCTCGTGACAGCCCACGGCGCGACCCTGTATACCGACGCGCGCTACACCGTCCAGGCCTCCGAGGAGGCGACGGTGCCGCAGTTCATCGCCCGTCCGCCCGAGACCTATGTCCACGCCAGGGACGCTGCGGGCGGCCTGCGGGTCGGCTTCGAGGCCGATCACCTGACGGTGGCGCTGCTGGATGACCTGCGCGACCACTGGCCGGACGCCTCGCTTGTGCCGGTGCGCGGCCTGGTGCACGGCCTGCGCGTGACCAAGACGGCGCGGGAACTGGACGCGATCCGGGCGGCCCAGCGCATCGCGGATGCGGCCTTCGCGCAGGTGCGGCCGACGATCCGTCCCGGGGTCACCGAGCTGGACGTGGCCCTGGAGCTGGAACTCGCCATGCGCCGTGCCGGAGCACAGTCGGCCTTCGAGATCATCGTGGCCAGCGGGCCGAACGGTGCCAAGCCGCACGGCGTGGCCTCGTCCCGCGTGATCGGAGATGACGAACTGGTGACCGTGGACATGGGAGCACGGGTGGACGGCTACCACAGCGACATGACCCGCACGGTCGCGGTGGGCGAGCCGTCAGCCGAACTGCGCCGCCTGTACCGCGCCGTGCTGGAGGCCGAGCAGGCGGCTGTGGCCGCAGTCCGGCCGGGCATGCGGGCCGCCGACCTCGACCGGCTGGCCCGCGACCTGCTGACCGGGCACGGCCTGGGGGAGTACTTCGCCCATTCTCTGGGCCACGGGGTCGGACTGGATGTGCACGAGGCCCCCGGCCTGCGGGCCACCAGCGAGGAGGTGCTGGAACCCGGCATGGTGATCACCATCGAACCCGGCGTGTACGTGCCGGGCGTGGGGGGCGTGCGGATCGAGGATCTGGTGCTGGTCACAGAGACAGGCTCCGAGGTGCTCAGCTTGGCCGAGAAGGAACAGCTGTGA
- a CDS encoding DegV family protein, which produces MIALLTDSTCDLPPEHARQLGIHVVPLTVHLRERRLYDWQDIDPDAVYDHMKTGGMATTAPVEVEAFTRRYRDLLRTHDEVVSIHLSGKLSDTVNRARHAAQTLGVAHRVHVIDSGLASTPLAEAVLAAQRTVVAGGHAQDVNRVIEDMRSSMSAEFSVATMEYLRRGGRIGRAQELVANMLGVRPILQFSDGELKAVRRIKADVAPQDMLDKLRERFGREPISVTIAHAGRDTGRITALRTAVGSSGLNVRKGRVQLIGPVIGAHVGPGTYGFMACPVA; this is translated from the coding sequence GTGATCGCCCTTCTCACAGATTCGACCTGTGATCTGCCCCCGGAGCATGCCCGGCAGCTCGGCATCCATGTGGTGCCGCTGACCGTCCACCTGCGGGAGCGCCGGCTCTACGACTGGCAGGACATCGACCCGGATGCCGTCTACGACCACATGAAGACTGGCGGGATGGCCACGACCGCTCCCGTCGAGGTCGAGGCCTTCACCCGCCGCTACCGCGACCTGCTGCGCACCCACGACGAGGTGGTGTCGATCCACCTCTCAGGCAAGCTGTCGGATACGGTGAACCGCGCGCGGCACGCGGCCCAGACACTGGGCGTGGCCCACCGCGTCCACGTGATCGACAGCGGCCTGGCCTCGACCCCGCTGGCGGAGGCGGTGCTGGCCGCCCAGCGGACGGTCGTCGCCGGTGGGCACGCCCAGGACGTGAACCGTGTGATCGAGGACATGCGCTCGAGCATGTCGGCGGAATTCAGCGTGGCGACGATGGAGTACCTGCGGCGTGGCGGGCGCATCGGCCGGGCCCAGGAACTGGTGGCCAACATGCTGGGCGTGCGCCCGATCCTCCAGTTCAGCGACGGTGAACTCAAGGCCGTACGGCGCATCAAGGCCGACGTCGCCCCGCAGGACATGCTCGACAAACTGCGCGAGCGGTTCGGGCGCGAGCCGATCAGCGTGACCATCGCCCACGCGGGCCGCGACACCGGGCGGATCACGGCGCTGCGTACCGCCGTCGGCTCCAGCGGCCTGAACGTCCGCAAGGGCCGCGTGCAGCTGATCGGCCCGGTCATCGGTGCCCACGTCGGCCCCGGCACCTACGGCTTCATGGCGTGTCCCGTGGCGTAG
- the bshA gene encoding N-acetyl-alpha-D-glucosaminyl L-malate synthase BshA: protein MKIAVLCHASAGGSGVVATELGLQVARAGHDVHFVGTAQPFRLSGHGGMRGPYFHQVSSFAYALFEQPYPELAAANTLTEVILEHGVQLSHAHYAIPHATAAIHARAITGRSHVMTTLHGTDVTLVGAEPAFRHTTRHAIERSNHVTAVSHFLAGQTREVFGVDREIEVIHNFVDGDRFTRIADPAVRARFAHPDEALLVHVSNFRPVKRAEDVVQVFARVASEMPARLLMVGDGPERPRAFELARQLGVIGRTQFLGSFPDVETILGISDLFLLPSSNESFGLAALEAMSCEVPVVAARAGGIPEVVDDGVNGILCAVGDVDGMAHAALNILRDRDLYTAMARAAREAAVTRFHPNQIVPQYLQAYETTIRR from the coding sequence ATGAAGATTGCCGTGCTGTGCCACGCGAGTGCTGGCGGCTCCGGCGTGGTCGCAACCGAACTGGGTCTGCAGGTGGCCCGGGCGGGCCACGACGTGCATTTTGTCGGCACGGCCCAGCCGTTTCGCCTGTCGGGGCACGGGGGGATGCGCGGCCCGTACTTCCACCAGGTCAGTTCCTTCGCCTATGCCCTGTTCGAGCAGCCGTATCCGGAACTCGCGGCGGCCAACACCCTGACGGAGGTGATCCTCGAACACGGGGTGCAGCTGTCACACGCGCATTACGCCATCCCGCACGCGACTGCGGCGATCCATGCGCGGGCCATCACCGGCCGCTCGCACGTCATGACGACCCTGCACGGCACCGACGTCACACTGGTCGGCGCCGAGCCGGCGTTCCGGCATACCACGCGCCATGCCATCGAGCGCAGCAACCATGTGACCGCGGTCTCGCACTTCCTGGCCGGGCAGACGCGCGAGGTGTTCGGTGTCGACCGGGAGATCGAGGTGATCCACAACTTCGTGGACGGCGACCGGTTCACGCGGATCGCCGATCCCGCCGTCCGTGCCCGCTTCGCCCACCCGGACGAGGCGCTGCTGGTTCACGTCAGCAACTTCCGGCCGGTCAAACGGGCGGAAGACGTCGTGCAGGTGTTCGCGCGGGTCGCCAGTGAGATGCCGGCGCGTCTGCTGATGGTCGGGGACGGCCCGGAACGGCCCCGCGCCTTCGAACTCGCGCGGCAGCTGGGCGTGATCGGCCGGACACAGTTCCTGGGTTCGTTCCCCGATGTCGAGACGATCCTCGGCATCAGTGACCTGTTCCTGCTCCCGAGCTCCAACGAGAGTTTCGGACTGGCGGCCCTGGAGGCGATGAGCTGCGAGGTACCGGTGGTCGCCGCGCGGGCCGGCGGCATTCCGGAAGTCGTCGACGACGGCGTGAACGGGATACTCTGCGCGGTCGGGGATGTGGACGGCATGGCACACGCGGCCCTGAACATCCTCCGTGACCGTGACCTGTACACGGCGATGGCCCGCGCCGCCCGCGAGGCAGCGGTGACCCGGTTTCATCCGAATCAGATCGTGCCGCAGTATCTCCAGGCGTACGAGACGACCATCCGTCGCTGA
- the sucC gene encoding ADP-forming succinate--CoA ligase subunit beta gives MKLHEYQGKDILRQFGVNVQDGKVARTPDEVRAVAREYGQPVVVKAQVHVGGRGKAGGVKFSPTEDKAFENGEKILGMDIKGLTVNKVLVTKAVDIDAGTEYYVGMIVDRNVQSYTLMASAEGGMEIEEVAAATPDKIIKHRVDPVTGLRPYEARDVAIRAGFKGNLNKIADMMVKMSEAAFARDAVLVEINPLFVGPDGVPLALDTKFEIDDNAMYRHQDLADWRELEAEHPLEIEASKYGFAYVKLDGNVGVLGNGAGIVMTSLDVVNRAGAKPANFLDIGGGAKAEIVYNAVKLVSKDSDVKAIFINIFGGITRADEVAKGVIQALKDGILTKPVRMRIAGTAEDEAKALLAEVNSPLIQMYPTMFEAADEAAKEANAVSQGSK, from the coding sequence GTGAAACTTCACGAGTATCAGGGGAAGGACATCCTGCGCCAGTTCGGCGTGAATGTGCAGGACGGCAAGGTGGCCCGGACGCCCGACGAGGTTCGTGCCGTCGCACGTGAATACGGTCAGCCGGTCGTCGTGAAGGCGCAGGTGCACGTGGGCGGGCGCGGCAAGGCGGGCGGCGTGAAGTTCAGCCCGACCGAGGACAAGGCCTTCGAGAACGGCGAGAAGATCCTGGGCATGGACATCAAGGGCCTGACCGTGAACAAGGTGCTGGTCACGAAGGCCGTCGACATCGACGCCGGTACCGAGTACTACGTGGGCATGATCGTCGACCGCAACGTCCAGAGCTACACCCTGATGGCCTCGGCGGAGGGCGGGATGGAGATCGAGGAGGTCGCCGCCGCGACCCCGGACAAGATCATCAAGCACCGCGTCGATCCCGTCACGGGCCTGCGTCCCTACGAGGCGCGCGATGTGGCCATCCGGGCCGGCTTCAAGGGCAACCTGAACAAGATCGCGGACATGATGGTCAAGATGAGCGAGGCTGCGTTCGCGCGTGACGCCGTGCTCGTCGAGATCAATCCGCTGTTCGTGGGCCCCGACGGCGTGCCGCTCGCCCTCGATACCAAGTTCGAGATCGACGACAACGCCATGTACCGCCACCAGGATCTCGCCGACTGGCGCGAACTGGAAGCCGAGCACCCCCTCGAGATCGAGGCCAGCAAGTACGGCTTCGCCTACGTGAAGCTCGACGGCAACGTCGGGGTGCTGGGCAACGGCGCCGGCATCGTCATGACCTCGCTGGACGTCGTGAACCGCGCGGGCGCCAAGCCCGCCAACTTCCTCGACATCGGCGGCGGGGCCAAGGCCGAGATCGTGTACAACGCCGTGAAACTGGTCAGCAAGGACAGCGATGTCAAGGCGATCTTCATCAACATCTTCGGCGGCATCACCCGTGCCGACGAGGTCGCCAAGGGCGTTATCCAGGCCCTGAAGGACGGCATCCTGACCAAGCCGGTGCGCATGCGCATCGCCGGCACGGCCGAGGACGAGGCCAAGGCGCTGCTCGCGGAAGTGAACAGCCCGCTGATCCAGATGTACCCGACCATGTTCGAGGCCGCCGACGAGGCTGCGAAAGAAGCCAACGCCGTGAGCCAGGGGAGCAAGTAA